One genomic window of Aulosira sp. FACHB-615 includes the following:
- a CDS encoding cupin domain-containing protein, producing MTVITPERLVIEENPSHTAHKPDHRLWISEAGGLTQFGAFIEVLQPGSRSSLKHWHSAEDEMVYVLEGEIVLIEGDTETILRPGNAATFPAGVPVGHCLENRSSQATRCLVVGTRSAVDTITYPDLDLVCHRDRALPDDIWTNSAGEAALSPY from the coding sequence ATGACTGTTATCACTCCCGAACGTCTCGTCATAGAGGAAAACCCTTCTCACACCGCGCACAAACCAGATCACAGACTCTGGATTAGCGAAGCAGGAGGGCTTACCCAGTTCGGTGCGTTCATCGAAGTCCTGCAACCTGGCTCTCGTTCATCACTCAAGCATTGGCATAGTGCTGAGGATGAAATGGTCTATGTCCTTGAAGGCGAGATCGTACTCATTGAAGGAGACACAGAGACTATACTACGTCCTGGCAATGCCGCAACGTTTCCAGCAGGAGTGCCTGTTGGTCACTGTCTTGAGAATCGTAGCTCCCAGGCAACGCGATGCCTAGTAGTCGGCACCCGATCAGCAGTAGACACAATCACGTATCCTGACCTTGATCTGGTGTGTCACCGAGATCGAGCGTTGCCAGACGACATCTGGACTAACAGTGCCGGAGAAGCTGCTTTGAGTCCCTACTAG